One window of Delphinus delphis chromosome 12, mDelDel1.2, whole genome shotgun sequence genomic DNA carries:
- the HTRA2 gene encoding serine protease HTRA2, mitochondrial isoform X2: protein MAALRAGRGAIWSLRGWRALGGGRWGKGPLLTPDFRALLTLGTPDPRARVTYGTPSFGARLSVGAPEPRTCLTSGTSDRRARLIQGTPNPRIREDSGTPGTRPRVWLAVALGAGGAVLLLLWGGGRGPPAVLASVLGSPPPSPRSQYNFIADVVEKTAPAVVYIEILGRHPFSGREVPISNGSGFVVAADGLIVTNAHVVADRRRVRVRLPSGDTYEAVVTAVDPVADIATLRIQTKEPLPTLPLGRSADVRQGEFVVAMGSPFALQNTITSGIVSSAQRPAKDLGLPQTNVEYIQTDAAIDDGEVIGVNTMKVTAGISFAIPADRLREFLHRGEKKNSWFGSSGSQRRYIGVMMLTLTPSILAELQLREPSFPDVQHGVLIHKVILDSPAHRAGLRPGDVILAIGERLVQNAEDIYEAVRTQSQLAVRIRRGPETLTLYVTPEVTE from the exons ATGGCTGCACTGAGGGCGGGGCGGGGTGCAATCTGGAGCCTCCGAGGATGGCGCGCTTTGGGAGGGGGTCGCTGGGGAAAGGGACCCCTGTTGACCCCTGACTTCCGGGCCTTGCTGACGTTAGGAACTCCTGACCCTCGGGCCCGAGTGACTTATGGGACCCCCAGTTTCGGGGCCCGGTTGTCTGTGGGAGCCCCTGAACCACGAACATGTCTGACGTCGGGGACTTCGGATCGCCGAGCACGGCTGATCCAGGGGACCCCAAATCCCCGGATCCGGGAAGACTCAGGGACCCCTGGAACCCGTCCGCGCGTGTGGCTGGCGGTGGCGCTGGGCGCTGGGGGGGCAGTGCTCTTGTTGTTGTGGGGCGGGGGTCGGGGTCCCCCGGCCGTCCTCGCCTCGGTCCTTGGCTCGCCGCCTCCCTCTCCCCGGAGCCAGTACAACTTCATCGCGGACGTGGTGGAGAAGACGGCCCCTGCCGTGGTTTATATCGAGATCTTGGGCCG GCACCCTTTTTCGGGCCGCGAAGTCCCTATCTCGAATGGCTCAGGATTCGTGGTGGCTGCCGACGGGCTCATCGTTACCAACGCTCATGTGGTGGCTGATCGGCGCCGAGTCCGTGTCAGGCTGCCTAGCGGCGATACGTATGAGGCCGTCGTCACAGCTGTGGATCCCGTGGCAGATATCGCCACGCTGAGGATTCAGACCAAG GAGCCTCTCCCAACGCTGCCCCTGGGACGTTCAGCCGATGTCCGGCAAGGGGAGTTTGTCGTTGCCATGGGAAGTCCCTTTGCACTGCAGAACACGATCACATCCGGCATTGTCAGCTCTGCTCAGCGTCCAGCCAAAGACCTGGGCCTTCCCCAAACCAATGTGGAATACATCCAGACTGATGCAGCTATTGAT GATGGGGAGGTGATTGGGGTGAATACCATGAAGGTCACAGCTGGAATCTCCTTTGCCATCCCTGCTGATCGCCTTCGAGAGTTTCTACATCGTGGAGAAAAGAAGA ATTCCTGGTTTGGAAGCAGTGGGTCCCAGCGCCGCTACATTGGAGTGATGATGCTAACCCTGACTCCCAG CATCCTTGCTGAACTACAGCTTCGAGAACCAAGCTTTCCTGATGTTCAGCATGGTGTGCTCATCCATAAAGTCATCCTGGACTCCCCTGCACACCG GGCTGGTCTACGGCCTGGTGATGTGATCTTGGCCATTGGGGAGCGGCTGGTACAAAATGCTGAAGATATTTATGAAGCCGTTCGAACCCAATCCCAGCTGGCAGTGCGGATCCGGCGGGGACCGGAAACATTGACCTTATATGTGACCCCTGAAGTCACAGAATGA
- the LOXL3 gene encoding lysyl oxidase homolog 3 yields MRPVSVWQWSLWGLLLCLLCSSCLASPSPSTAPEKRAGSQGLRFRLAGFPRKPFEGRVEIQRAGEWGTICDDDFTLQAAHVLCRELGFTEATGWTHSAKYGPGTGRIWLDNLSCSGTERSVTECASRGWGNSDCTHDEDAGVICKDERLPGFSDSNVIEVEHHLQVEEVRIRPAVGRGRRPLPVTEGLVEVRLPDGWSQVCDKGWSAHNSHVVCGMLGFPSEKRVNVAFYRLLAQRQQHSFGLHGVACVGTEAHLSLCSLEFYRANDTTRCPGGGPAVVSCVPSPLYAASSGQKKQQSKPQGEARVRLKGGAHPGEGRVEVLKAGTWGTVCDRKWDLQAASVVCRELGFGSAREALSGARMGQGMGAIHLSEVRCSGQEPSLWKCPHRNITAEDCSHSQDAGVRCNLPYTGVETKIRLSGGRSRHEGRVEVQTGGTGSLRWGLICGDDWGTLEAMVACRQLGLGYANHGLQETWYWDSGNITEVVMSGVHCTGTELSLDQCAHHGTHVACKRTGSHFTAGVICSETASDLLLHSALVQETAYIEDRPLHMLYCAAEENCLASSARSANWPYGHRRLLRFSSQIHNLGRADFRPKAGRHSWVWHECHGHYHSMDIFTHYDILTPNGTKVAEGHKASFCLEDTECQEDVSKRYECANFGEQGITVGCWDLYRHDIDCQWIDITDVKPGNYILQVVINPNFEVAESDFTNNAMKCNCKYDGHRIWVHNCHIGDAFSEEANRRFERYPGQTSNQII; encoded by the exons ATGCGACCTGTCAGTGTCTGGCAGTGGAGCCTGTGGGGGCTGCTGCTGTGCCTGCTGTGCAGCTCGTGCCTGGCATCTCCATCCCCATCCACGGCCCCTGAGAAGAGGGCTGGGAGCCAGGGGCTACGGTTCCGGCTGGCCGGCTTCCCCAGGAAGCCCTTCGAGGGCCGCGTGGAGATCCAGCGGGCTGGCGAATGGGGCACCATCTGCGATGACGACTTCACACTGCAGGCTGCCCATGTCCTATGCCGGGAGCTGGGCTTCACAGAGGCCACAGGCTGGACCCACAGTGCCAAATACGGCCCTGGAACAG GCCGCATCTGGCTGGACAACCTGAGCTGCAGTGGGACTGAGCGGAGTGTGACTGAATGTGCCTCCCGGGGCTGGGGGAACAGTGACTGTACCCACGATGAGGATGCCGGGGTCATCTGCAAGGACGAGCGCCTCCCCGGCTTCTCGGATTCCAATGTCATTGAG GTAGAGCATCACCTGCAAGTGGAGGAGGTACGAATTCGACCAGCCGTTGGGCGGGGCAGGCGGCCCCTGCCCGTGACTGAGGGACTGGTCGAAGTCAGGCTTCCGGACGGCTGGTCGCAAGTGTGTGATAAAGGATGGAGCGCCCATAACAGCCACGTGGTCTGCGGGATGCTGGGCTTCCCTAGCGAAAAGAGGGTCAACGTGGCCTTCTACAG GCTGCTGGCCCAGCGGCAGCAACACTCCTTTGGTCTGCATGGGGTGGCGTGCGTGGGCACGGAGGCCcacctctctctctgctccttggAGTTCTATCGTGCCAATGACACCACCAGGTGCCCTGGGGGGGGCCCTGCGGTGGTGAGCTGTGTGCCAAGCCCTCTCTACGCAGCGTCCAGTGGCCAGAAGAAGCAACAGTCGAAGCCTCAGGGGGAG GCCCGAGTGCGATTAAAGGGTGGAGCCCACCCAGGAGAGGGCCGGGTAGAAGTCCTGAAGGCTGGCACGTGGGGCACAGTCTGTGACCGCAAGTGGGACCTGCAGGCAGCCAGTGTGGTGTGTCGGGAGCTGGGCTTCGGGAGTGCTCGAGAGGCTCTGAGCGGTGCCCGCATGGGGCAGG GCATGGGTGCCATCCATTTGAGTGAAGTTCGATGCTCTGGCCAGGAACCCTCCCTCTGGAAGTGCCCCCACAGGAACATCACAGCTGAGGACTGTTCCCATAGCCAAGATGCTGGAGTCCGATGCAACCTGCCCTACACTGGGGTAGAGACCAAG ATCCGACTCAGCGGGGGCCGCAGCCGACATGAAGGGCGAGTCGAGGTGCAAACAGGAGGAACTGGGTCCCTTCGCTGGGGCCTCATCTGTGGGGATGACTGGGGGACACTGGAGGCCATGGTTGCCTGCAGGCAACTCGGACTGGGCTATGCCAACCATGGCCTGCAG GAGACCTGGTACTGGGACTCAGGGAATATAACAGAGGTGGTGATGAGTGGAGTGCACTGCACAGGGACTGAGCTGTCCCTGGACCAATGTGCTCATCATGGCACCCACGTCGCCTGCAAGAGGACAGGAAGCCATTTCACTGCTGGAGTCATTTGTTCTGAGA CCGCGTCAGATCTGCTGCTGCACTCAGCACTGGTGCAGGAGACCGCGTACATCGAGGACAGGCCCCTGCACATGTTGTACTGTGCTGCTGAAGAGAACTGCCTGGCTAGCTCGGCCCGCTCAGCCAACTGGCCTTACGGCCACCGGCGTCTGCTCCGATTCTCCTCCCAGATCCACAACCTGGGACGCGCTGACTTCAGGCCCAAGGCTGGGCGCCACTCCTGGGTGTGGCATGAGTGTCATGG GCATTATCACAGTATGGACATCTTCACTCACTATGATATCCTGACCCCCAACGGCACCAAGGTGGCTGAGGGCCACAAAGCTAGTTTCTGTCTAGAAGACACCGAGTGTCAGGAGG ATGTCTCCAAGAGGTATGAGTGTGCCAACTTTGGAGAGCAGGGCATTACTGTGGGTTGCTGGGATCTCTACCGGCATGACATCGACTGTCAATGGATTGACATCACAGATGTGAAGCCAGGAAACTACATTCTGCAG GTGGTCATCAACCCCAATTTTGAAGTAGCAGAAAGTGACTTCACCAACAATGCAATGAAATGTAACTGCAAATATGATGGACATCGCATCTGGGTGCACAACTGCCACATTG GCGATGCCTTCAGTGAAGAGGCCAACAGGAGGTTTGAACGCTACCCTGGCCAGACCAGCAACCAGATCATCTAA
- the HTRA2 gene encoding serine protease HTRA2, mitochondrial isoform X1: MAALRAGRGAIWSLRGWRALGGGRWGKGPLLTPDFRALLTLGTPDPRARVTYGTPSFGARLSVGAPEPRTCLTSGTSDRRARLIQGTPNPRIREDSGTPGTRPRVWLAVALGAGGAVLLLLWGGGRGPPAVLASVLGSPPPSPRSQYNFIADVVEKTAPAVVYIEILGRHPFSGREVPISNGSGFVVAADGLIVTNAHVVADRRRVRVRLPSGDTYEAVVTAVDPVADIATLRIQTKEPLPTLPLGRSADVRQGEFVVAMGSPFALQNTITSGIVSSAQRPAKDLGLPQTNVEYIQTDAAIDFGNSGGPLVNLDGEVIGVNTMKVTAGISFAIPADRLREFLHRGEKKNSWFGSSGSQRRYIGVMMLTLTPSILAELQLREPSFPDVQHGVLIHKVILDSPAHRAGLRPGDVILAIGERLVQNAEDIYEAVRTQSQLAVRIRRGPETLTLYVTPEVTE, encoded by the exons ATGGCTGCACTGAGGGCGGGGCGGGGTGCAATCTGGAGCCTCCGAGGATGGCGCGCTTTGGGAGGGGGTCGCTGGGGAAAGGGACCCCTGTTGACCCCTGACTTCCGGGCCTTGCTGACGTTAGGAACTCCTGACCCTCGGGCCCGAGTGACTTATGGGACCCCCAGTTTCGGGGCCCGGTTGTCTGTGGGAGCCCCTGAACCACGAACATGTCTGACGTCGGGGACTTCGGATCGCCGAGCACGGCTGATCCAGGGGACCCCAAATCCCCGGATCCGGGAAGACTCAGGGACCCCTGGAACCCGTCCGCGCGTGTGGCTGGCGGTGGCGCTGGGCGCTGGGGGGGCAGTGCTCTTGTTGTTGTGGGGCGGGGGTCGGGGTCCCCCGGCCGTCCTCGCCTCGGTCCTTGGCTCGCCGCCTCCCTCTCCCCGGAGCCAGTACAACTTCATCGCGGACGTGGTGGAGAAGACGGCCCCTGCCGTGGTTTATATCGAGATCTTGGGCCG GCACCCTTTTTCGGGCCGCGAAGTCCCTATCTCGAATGGCTCAGGATTCGTGGTGGCTGCCGACGGGCTCATCGTTACCAACGCTCATGTGGTGGCTGATCGGCGCCGAGTCCGTGTCAGGCTGCCTAGCGGCGATACGTATGAGGCCGTCGTCACAGCTGTGGATCCCGTGGCAGATATCGCCACGCTGAGGATTCAGACCAAG GAGCCTCTCCCAACGCTGCCCCTGGGACGTTCAGCCGATGTCCGGCAAGGGGAGTTTGTCGTTGCCATGGGAAGTCCCTTTGCACTGCAGAACACGATCACATCCGGCATTGTCAGCTCTGCTCAGCGTCCAGCCAAAGACCTGGGCCTTCCCCAAACCAATGTGGAATACATCCAGACTGATGCAGCTATTGAT TTTGGAAACTCTGGCGGTCCCCTGGTTAACCTG GATGGGGAGGTGATTGGGGTGAATACCATGAAGGTCACAGCTGGAATCTCCTTTGCCATCCCTGCTGATCGCCTTCGAGAGTTTCTACATCGTGGAGAAAAGAAGA ATTCCTGGTTTGGAAGCAGTGGGTCCCAGCGCCGCTACATTGGAGTGATGATGCTAACCCTGACTCCCAG CATCCTTGCTGAACTACAGCTTCGAGAACCAAGCTTTCCTGATGTTCAGCATGGTGTGCTCATCCATAAAGTCATCCTGGACTCCCCTGCACACCG GGCTGGTCTACGGCCTGGTGATGTGATCTTGGCCATTGGGGAGCGGCTGGTACAAAATGCTGAAGATATTTATGAAGCCGTTCGAACCCAATCCCAGCTGGCAGTGCGGATCCGGCGGGGACCGGAAACATTGACCTTATATGTGACCCCTGAAGTCACAGAATGA
- the DOK1 gene encoding docking protein 1 isoform X1: MDGAMDGAVMEGPLFLQSQRFGTKRWRKTWAVLYPASPHGVARLEFFDHKGSSSGGGRGSTRRLDCKVIRLAECVSVAPVAVESPPEPGAAAFRLDTAQRSHLLAADAPSSAAWVQTLCRNAFPKGSWALAPAENPPKLSALEMLENSLYSPAWEGSQFWVTVQRTEAAERCGLHGSYMLRVEAQRLTLLGVGAQTQIQEPLLSWPYTLLRRYGRDKVMFSFEAGRRCPSGPGTFTFQTAQGNDIFQAVETAIHRQKTQGKASQGQDVLRADSHEGEVAEGKLAPPRGPQELAGSPPALYAEPLDSLRILPGPSQDSLYSDPLDSTPAQAGEGLQLKKPLYWDLCEHLQQQLIKAKLTDPKEDPIYDEPEGLAPAALRGLYDLPQEPKDAWWCQARVKEEGYELPYNPATDDYAVPPPRSTKPFPAPKPQGLAFSESGAAAGSGSKGHSSDTALYSQVQKSGASGSWNCGLSGAGTDRTGAKSEGST, from the exons ATGGACGGGGCCATGGACGGGGCCGTGATGGAAGGGCCGCTGTTTTTGCAGAGCCAGCGTTTCGGTACCAAG AGGTGGAGGAAGACCTGGGCGGTGCTTTACCCGGCCAGCCCCCACGGTGTCGCGCGGCTCGAGTTCTTTGACCACAAGGGGTCGAGCTCTGGAGGGGGCCGAGGGAGCACGCGCCGCCTGGACTGCAAGGTGATCCGTCTGGCTGAGTGTGTGAGCGTGGCCCCCGTGGCCGTGGAGAGCCCCCCTGAGCCTGGCGCCGCAGCTTTCCGCCTGGACACCGCACAGCGTTCCCACCTGCTGGCGGCCGACGCGCCGTCCAGCGCCGCCTGGGTGCAAACGCTGTGCCGAAACGCCTTTCCG AAAGGCAGCTGGGCCCTGGCGCCTGCCGAGAACCCACCCAAGCTTTCTGCCCTGGAGATGCTGGAGAATTCACTGTATAGCCCCGCCTGGGAAG GATCCCAGTTCTGGGTAACCGTGCAAAGGACTGAAGCCGCTGAGCGTTGTGGCCTGCATGGCTCCTATATGCTGAGAGTGGAGGCTCAGAGGCTGACTCTCCTGGGCGTGGGGGCCCAGACTCAGATACAGGAGCCACTCCTTTCCTGGCCTTACACTCTGTTGCGTCGCTATGGCCGAGACAAG GTCATGTTCTCTTTTGAGGCTGGCCGCCGCTGCCCCTCTGGCCCTGGAACCTTCACCTTCCAGACGGCGCAGGGAAATGACATCTTTCAGGCAGTTGAGACTGCTATCCACCGACAGAAGACCCAGGGAAAGGCCAGCCAGGGGCAGGATGTTCTCAGAGCTGATTCCCATGAAGGAGAAGTGGCAGAAGGGAAGTTGGCTCCCCCGCGGGGCCCCCAGGAGCTCGCAGGCAGCCCTCCAGCCCTGTATGCTGAACCCTTAGACTCCCTGCGCATTCTTCCAGGCCCTTCCCAAGATTCCCTATACTCAGACCCCCTGGACAGCACCCCTGCTCAGGCAGGGGAGGGGTTGCAGTTAAAGAAACCTCTCTATTGGGACTTGTGTGAGCATCTGCAGCAGCAGCTGATAAAGGCCAAGTTGACAGACCCCAAAGAAGACCCCATCTATGATGAACCTGAGGGCCTGGCCCCAGCTGCTCTCCGGGGCCTTTATGATCTGCCTCAGGAGCCCAAGGATGCCTGGTGGTGCCAGGCTCGGGTGAAGGAGGAGGGCTATGAGCTCCCCTACAACCCTGCTACTGATGACTACGCCGTGCCACCCCCGCGGAGCACAAAGCCCTTCCCAGCTCCCAAGCCCCAGGGCCTGGCCTTCTCTGAATCCGGTGCTGCAGCTGGCAGTGGCAGCAAAGGCCATAGCTCAGACACTGCCCTGTACAGCCAGGTCCAGAAGAGTGGGGCCTCAGGTAGCTGGAACTGTGGGCTCTCTGGAGCAGGGACTGACAGGACTGGGGCTAAGTCAGAGGGCTCCACATGA
- the DOK1 gene encoding docking protein 1 isoform X2 — MLENSLYSPAWEGSQFWVTVQRTEAAERCGLHGSYMLRVEAQRLTLLGVGAQTQIQEPLLSWPYTLLRRYGRDKVMFSFEAGRRCPSGPGTFTFQTAQGNDIFQAVETAIHRQKTQGKASQGQDVLRADSHEGEVAEGKLAPPRGPQELAGSPPALYAEPLDSLRILPGPSQDSLYSDPLDSTPAQAGEGLQLKKPLYWDLCEHLQQQLIKAKLTDPKEDPIYDEPEGLAPAALRGLYDLPQEPKDAWWCQARVKEEGYELPYNPATDDYAVPPPRSTKPFPAPKPQGLAFSESGAAAGSGSKGHSSDTALYSQVQKSGASGSWNCGLSGAGTDRTGAKSEGST; from the exons ATGCTGGAGAATTCACTGTATAGCCCCGCCTGGGAAG GATCCCAGTTCTGGGTAACCGTGCAAAGGACTGAAGCCGCTGAGCGTTGTGGCCTGCATGGCTCCTATATGCTGAGAGTGGAGGCTCAGAGGCTGACTCTCCTGGGCGTGGGGGCCCAGACTCAGATACAGGAGCCACTCCTTTCCTGGCCTTACACTCTGTTGCGTCGCTATGGCCGAGACAAG GTCATGTTCTCTTTTGAGGCTGGCCGCCGCTGCCCCTCTGGCCCTGGAACCTTCACCTTCCAGACGGCGCAGGGAAATGACATCTTTCAGGCAGTTGAGACTGCTATCCACCGACAGAAGACCCAGGGAAAGGCCAGCCAGGGGCAGGATGTTCTCAGAGCTGATTCCCATGAAGGAGAAGTGGCAGAAGGGAAGTTGGCTCCCCCGCGGGGCCCCCAGGAGCTCGCAGGCAGCCCTCCAGCCCTGTATGCTGAACCCTTAGACTCCCTGCGCATTCTTCCAGGCCCTTCCCAAGATTCCCTATACTCAGACCCCCTGGACAGCACCCCTGCTCAGGCAGGGGAGGGGTTGCAGTTAAAGAAACCTCTCTATTGGGACTTGTGTGAGCATCTGCAGCAGCAGCTGATAAAGGCCAAGTTGACAGACCCCAAAGAAGACCCCATCTATGATGAACCTGAGGGCCTGGCCCCAGCTGCTCTCCGGGGCCTTTATGATCTGCCTCAGGAGCCCAAGGATGCCTGGTGGTGCCAGGCTCGGGTGAAGGAGGAGGGCTATGAGCTCCCCTACAACCCTGCTACTGATGACTACGCCGTGCCACCCCCGCGGAGCACAAAGCCCTTCCCAGCTCCCAAGCCCCAGGGCCTGGCCTTCTCTGAATCCGGTGCTGCAGCTGGCAGTGGCAGCAAAGGCCATAGCTCAGACACTGCCCTGTACAGCCAGGTCCAGAAGAGTGGGGCCTCAGGTAGCTGGAACTGTGGGCTCTCTGGAGCAGGGACTGACAGGACTGGGGCTAAGTCAGAGGGCTCCACATGA